One stretch of Lachnospiraceae bacterium oral taxon 096 DNA includes these proteins:
- a CDS encoding RidA family protein, translating into MKSEIKTENAPSAIGPYSQAIEANGTVYVSGQIPIVPATGEFISNDIKEQTRQSLTNIGEILKAAGLDFSNVVKTTVLLSDIANFTAMNEVYGEFFPAPYPARAAFEAAALPKGALVEIEVVAVR; encoded by the coding sequence ATGAAGTCAGAAATTAAAACAGAAAATGCACCATCTGCTATTGGACCTTATTCGCAGGCCATCGAAGCAAATGGTACGGTCTATGTTTCTGGTCAAATTCCAATTGTTCCAGCAACTGGTGAATTTATTTCTAATGATATCAAGGAGCAGACTCGTCAGTCGCTCACTAATATTGGAGAAATTTTAAAGGCAGCAGGTCTTGACTTTTCTAATGTCGTAAAGACCACTGTACTTCTTTCTGACATTGCAAACTTTACTGCAATGAATGAAGTATATGGCGAGTTTTTCCCAGCCCCTTACCCAGCACGTGCCGCATTTGAGGCCGCTGCTCTTCCAAAGGGTGCCTTGGTTGAAATTGAGGTTGTCGCAGTGCGATAA
- the yqeC gene encoding putative selenium-dependent hydroxylase accessory protein YqeC: MLFSKLFHIQRGITSLIGSGGKTTAMAILAKELRPKGRVLLTTTTHILSIENYPIINTYRKNLSEILSAFQHQKEQDIIVLGECNTDKKEEKLSAPSIELSLLLPYFDYILVEADGSKRLPLKAHADYEPVIPTKNAQTIGIVGASGFFQRADQVCHRLPLFQEILRSKGIFLNSEGMITPSMVATVLECERLCDQVFVNQMDLICKDKTKEMIFEFKKHLSIPTYFGSFLDHFLIE, from the coding sequence ATGTTATTTTCAAAACTCTTTCATATCCAAAGAGGAATTACTTCATTGATTGGCAGTGGTGGAAAAACCACGGCCATGGCGATATTAGCCAAAGAACTAAGGCCAAAAGGGCGGGTTCTTCTGACCACAACAACCCATATCCTTTCCATAGAAAATTATCCGATCATAAATACCTATCGGAAAAATTTATCTGAAATTCTTTCCGCTTTTCAACATCAAAAAGAACAGGACATTATCGTACTAGGGGAATGTAATACAGATAAAAAAGAAGAAAAGCTCTCTGCCCCTTCGATTGAACTCTCCCTTCTTCTTCCCTACTTTGACTATATTCTTGTCGAAGCTGATGGATCTAAGCGACTTCCCCTCAAGGCTCATGCGGATTATGAACCTGTAATACCCACAAAAAATGCGCAGACTATTGGCATTGTCGGGGCCTCCGGATTTTTTCAAAGAGCAGATCAAGTCTGCCATCGCCTTCCCCTATTTCAAGAAATTTTAAGATCAAAGGGAATTTTCCTGAATAGTGAAGGGATGATCACTCCCTCTATGGTTGCCACGGTTTTAGAATGTGAAAGACTCTGCGATCAAGTCTTTGTCAACCAAATGGATCTCATCTGCAAAGATAAAACAAAAGAAATGATTTTTGAATTCAAAAAACACCTTTCGATTCCGACATATTTTGGAAGTTTTTTAGATCATTTTCTAATTGAATAA
- a CDS encoding nucleotidyltransferase family protein, with protein sequence MAVNKIGIVVMASGWSRRFGENKLLANFQGRALISYILDTVCDKEVRESGLFDRPMVVTRYQKIEEMAMKYTVDVVAVDACFQTQSDTIKVALHSEKSQDWSGVLFITADQPLLLPSSIVEMGKKFMEHRDYIIRLATREGLGIAPNLFPISYRNSLSALTGDKGGGALVKNAQKIFLVRAKSNWEFIDIDTKEELIQLENDLKNFQNMSESKGVF encoded by the coding sequence ATGGCCGTGAATAAAATTGGCATTGTCGTGATGGCCAGTGGTTGGTCTAGGCGATTTGGAGAAAATAAATTATTGGCAAATTTTCAGGGGAGAGCTTTAATTTCTTATATTTTGGATACCGTTTGTGACAAAGAAGTACGAGAATCAGGGCTTTTTGATCGTCCAATGGTAGTGACAAGATACCAAAAGATAGAAGAGATGGCAATGAAGTATACTGTTGATGTGGTTGCCGTGGATGCCTGCTTTCAGACACAGTCGGATACCATAAAAGTTGCCTTGCACAGTGAGAAATCTCAAGATTGGAGTGGTGTGCTTTTTATTACCGCAGATCAGCCCCTGCTTTTGCCAAGTTCTATTGTAGAAATGGGGAAAAAATTTATGGAGCACAGAGACTATATTATTCGCTTGGCAACAAGAGAGGGATTGGGCATCGCCCCCAATCTCTTTCCGATAAGTTATCGAAATAGCTTGTCTGCCCTTACAGGAGACAAAGGCGGTGGAGCATTAGTAAAGAATGCACAAAAGATTTTCCTTGTTCGAGCAAAATCCAATTGGGAATTTATTGACATTGACACCAAAGAAGAACTTATTCAATTAGAAAATGATCTAAAAAACTTCCAAAATATGTCGGAATCGAAAGGTGTTTTTTGA
- a CDS encoding amino acid ABC transporter ATP-binding protein, which translates to MIRIEKLSKTFDGKSYVLKDIDLSIYKNEVVAIIGPSGTGKSTLLRCLNYLETPTSGKVMVNGISVDAKTHTKSQVAQLRKQSAMVFQNYNLFKNKTALENVMEPLLIVQKKSRAEARGIALAQLEKVGMLEHKDKYPSHMSGGQQQRIGIARALAVRPSVLLLDEPTSALDPELVMEVLSIIQKLAREEITMVLVTHEIAFAKDVASRILFLDDAKVAADGSPEEILVHPILPRLQQFLRRSLEVISK; encoded by the coding sequence ATCATTCGCATTGAAAAACTTTCAAAGACCTTTGATGGAAAGAGCTATGTATTAAAGGACATTGATTTGAGTATCTATAAGAATGAAGTTGTTGCGATTATTGGTCCTTCTGGGACTGGAAAATCCACCCTACTCAGATGCCTCAATTATTTGGAAACACCAACAAGTGGCAAAGTGATGGTCAATGGAATTTCAGTCGATGCCAAGACACATACAAAAAGTCAGGTTGCACAATTAAGAAAGCAATCGGCTATGGTTTTTCAAAACTATAATTTATTTAAGAATAAGACAGCACTGGAAAATGTCATGGAACCACTCTTAATAGTACAAAAAAAGAGTAGGGCAGAGGCAAGAGGGATTGCACTGGCACAACTTGAGAAAGTGGGAATGCTTGAGCACAAGGATAAATATCCTTCTCATATGTCGGGCGGACAGCAACAGCGTATTGGTATCGCAAGAGCATTGGCCGTTCGTCCAAGCGTTCTCCTTTTGGATGAGCCAACCTCGGCACTTGACCCTGAACTTGTTATGGAAGTGCTTTCGATTATTCAAAAGCTGGCCAGGGAAGAAATTACCATGGTGCTAGTGACACATGAAATTGCCTTTGCAAAAGATGTCGCAAGTAGAATCCTATTTTTGGATGATGCTAAAGTGGCAGCAGATGGATCACCAGAGGAAATTCTCGTACATCCAATTCTTCCAAGGCTACAACAGTTTTTGCGCAGAAGTTTGGAAGTGATCAGCAAATAA
- a CDS encoding EF2563 family selenium-dependent molybdenum hydroxylase system protein — protein MLVYIRGAGDLASGIGVRLHNAGLRVVMSDLEVPTAVRRSVSFSEAIRLGRMEVEGVEAVLARDILEAQEIIDRGQIPVLVDSTGKVVRQMKPDVEIDAIVAKKNLGTKISDASVVIGVGPGFCAGKDCHAVIESMRGHTLGRAIYEGSAIENTGIPGNIAGFTVERVFRAPKAGKFCGKKTFGDLVKRGEVVAFVDQLPIVASIDGMIRGMLQDGVEVFEGMKCGDIDPRGEQANYTMCSDKAFAIAGGVLEAIVKMKVS, from the coding sequence ATGTTAGTTTATATTCGTGGAGCGGGAGATTTGGCAAGTGGCATTGGTGTTCGTCTACACAATGCAGGACTTAGAGTAGTGATGAGTGATTTAGAGGTTCCTACGGCTGTTCGCCGCTCAGTCAGTTTCTCAGAGGCGATTCGTCTTGGAAGAATGGAAGTGGAAGGCGTAGAAGCTGTACTTGCTAGGGATATTTTGGAGGCACAAGAGATTATTGACAGGGGACAGATTCCTGTGTTGGTTGATTCAACTGGAAAAGTTGTGCGACAGATGAAACCGGATGTCGAGATTGATGCCATTGTGGCCAAAAAAAATTTGGGCACAAAGATCAGCGATGCCAGTGTGGTCATTGGAGTTGGTCCTGGATTTTGTGCGGGAAAGGATTGCCATGCAGTGATTGAGTCAATGAGAGGGCATACCCTTGGGCGGGCAATTTATGAGGGAAGTGCCATTGAAAATACAGGTATTCCTGGAAATATTGCAGGATTTACTGTGGAGAGAGTGTTTCGTGCACCAAAAGCAGGCAAATTTTGTGGAAAGAAAACCTTTGGTGATCTGGTCAAAAGGGGAGAAGTTGTAGCATTTGTTGATCAACTTCCCATTGTGGCCAGCATTGATGGAATGATTCGAGGAATGTTGCAGGATGGCGTTGAAGTCTTTGAAGGAATGAAATGTGGAGATATTGATCCAAGGGGAGAACAAGCAAATTATACAATGTGCTCAGACAAGGCCTTTGCAATTGCTGGTGGAGTGCTTGAGGCCATTGTAAAGATGAAGGTTTCATAG
- a CDS encoding transporter substrate-binding domain-containing protein, protein MKLRNVMALALVAVLGLSGCGAKAEKATQSTESKAADAASTKVIRVGTTGKNEPYSLISSDNKWTGIEAELWDEVGKRTGYKIEMVQIPDMSALFGELGSDRIDVAANCWAITQKRLDTYLASDPIYADAQVIAVKDDSSYKTVDDLNGKKIGVTAGQAAQVTIEEMAKDHHWNVITYEDTNAGLQDLALGRVDAYAHTVTTIKKTEAGQGLKFRMLDQKLFGNNVGWFFQNNEKGQELRKEMNQQIADMQKDGTISKIVTKWFNEDATKLISDDYLKANR, encoded by the coding sequence ATGAAGTTAAGAAATGTTATGGCACTTGCCTTGGTGGCAGTATTGGGATTAAGTGGTTGTGGAGCAAAGGCAGAAAAGGCGACACAGAGCACAGAGAGTAAGGCAGCAGATGCAGCTAGTACAAAAGTGATTCGTGTGGGAACAACAGGGAAAAATGAGCCATATTCATTGATTTCTAGTGACAATAAGTGGACGGGAATTGAGGCAGAACTGTGGGATGAAGTGGGAAAGCGCACAGGATATAAGATTGAAATGGTGCAGATTCCTGATATGTCAGCATTGTTTGGAGAGCTGGGAAGTGACCGCATTGATGTGGCAGCCAATTGTTGGGCAATTACACAAAAACGACTGGATACCTATCTGGCATCTGATCCAATTTATGCGGATGCACAGGTTATTGCAGTAAAGGACGATTCTAGCTATAAGACAGTAGATGATCTCAATGGCAAAAAGATTGGAGTTACTGCTGGACAGGCAGCACAGGTAACTATTGAGGAGATGGCTAAGGATCATCACTGGAATGTCATCACCTATGAAGATACCAATGCTGGTCTTCAGGACTTAGCACTTGGAAGAGTGGATGCTTATGCCCATACAGTGACAACAATTAAGAAGACAGAGGCTGGTCAGGGATTAAAGTTTAGAATGCTTGATCAGAAACTCTTTGGCAATAATGTTGGTTGGTTTTTCCAGAACAATGAAAAAGGACAGGAATTGAGAAAGGAAATGAATCAACAGATTGCAGATATGCAAAAAGATGGAACAATTTCAAAAATTGTAACAAAATGGTTCAATGAGGATGCAACAAAGCTTATTAGTGATGATTACTTAAAGGCAAATCGCTAA
- a CDS encoding transposase, whose product MIKSIKIRLYPNNKQITKLFQYAGCARFAYNWAIAKEQENYKQKNKFLSDNELRKEFTQLKKLPEYRWLNEVSNNVTKQAIKDACNAYKKFFKGQCKYPKFKSKKHSTPSFYQDTGKIQFTDTHVKVEGFSMSKRRNKQKLNWIRLCEKERIPINCKYLNPRFTYDGLYWYVSIGIEVDDNNNLPSNDGVGIDLGIKNLAVCSDGNTYKNINKTQKVRKIEKKKRRLQRSISRRYEKNKKGGSYCKTSNIIKREKELLKVIKRLTNIRQNYLHQTTSEIIKRKPSFICMEDLNVSGMMKNKHLSKAVQQQCFYEFRKQIEYKSNWNNISVIIADRFFPSSKLCSCCGNIKKDLKLSDRIYKCECGNIIDRDFQASLNLKQYGENVLKQSVV is encoded by the coding sequence ATGATAAAATCAATAAAAATCAGACTATACCCAAATAATAAACAGATTACTAAACTATTTCAATATGCTGGATGTGCGAGATTTGCTTACAATTGGGCTATTGCAAAGGAACAAGAGAACTATAAGCAAAAAAATAAATTCTTATCGGATAATGAATTACGAAAAGAATTTACACAGCTAAAGAAACTGCCAGAGTATAGATGGCTAAATGAAGTAAGTAATAATGTAACAAAGCAGGCAATCAAAGATGCTTGTAATGCCTATAAAAAATTTTTCAAAGGGCAATGCAAATATCCTAAATTTAAAAGTAAAAAGCATTCAACTCCTTCTTTTTATCAAGATACTGGTAAAATTCAGTTTACAGATACTCATGTAAAAGTCGAAGGATTTTCAATGAGTAAAAGACGAAATAAACAAAAATTGAATTGGATTAGACTTTGTGAAAAAGAAAGAATACCAATTAACTGTAAATACTTAAATCCACGCTTTACATATGATGGATTGTATTGGTATGTATCTATTGGAATTGAAGTAGATGACAATAATAATCTTCCATCAAATGATGGTGTCGGAATTGATTTAGGTATTAAAAACTTAGCAGTTTGTTCTGATGGAAATACTTATAAGAACATAAATAAAACACAAAAAGTAAGAAAAATAGAAAAGAAAAAACGCAGGTTACAGCGTTCAATATCAAGAAGATATGAGAAAAATAAGAAAGGAGGCAGTTATTGTAAAACAAGTAACATAATAAAAAGAGAAAAAGAACTTTTAAAAGTAATAAAACGATTAACAAATATTCGTCAAAACTACTTACATCAGACAACATCTGAAATCATAAAGCGAAAACCAAGTTTTATCTGTATGGAAGATTTGAATGTAAGTGGAATGATGAAAAATAAGCATTTATCCAAAGCAGTACAACAACAATGCTTTTATGAATTTAGAAAGCAGATTGAGTATAAGTCTAACTGGAATAATATTTCAGTCATTATAGCAGACAGATTCTTTCCAAGTTCTAAACTATGTAGTTGTTGTGGAAATATTAAAAAAGATTTGAAACTGTCTGACAGAATTTATAAATGTGAATGTGGAAACATCATAGATAGAGATTTTCAAGCAAGTTTGAATCTAAAGCAGTATGGAGAGAATGTTTTAAAACAATCTGTAGTGTAA
- a CDS encoding mandelate racemase/muconate lactonizing enzyme family protein — protein sequence MKITKIDVMQVDCGSASNAAFRPVVCRIYTDSGIYGDGEAAIAYAKGSTAAFGMVQDLSSLVMGMDPLDNELIWEKMYKSSFWGQNGGPIVFAGMSAIDIALWDIKGKYYNTPVYKLLGGKVNSSLRCYASQLQFGWCEDKMSALTTEDYVQYAKMAVDDGYDAIKIDFLTFDTSGRRFRFDETNSKVSDKTLLLAVERIKAVREAVGEDVALLVEVHAVLDLQGAIKFAKMIEPYHILYMEEPTTPDPNLTKKLCEKISIPIAHGERIYSRWQYMPYFQDGSLALIQPDIGNCGGITEAKKICDLAHIFDVGVQMHVCASPLSTAAALQLETAISNFTIHEHHVYNLHPYLKQLCIYDHQPVHGEYTVPELPGLGNELSEYCFLHSKRVTIE from the coding sequence ATGAAAATCACAAAAATTGATGTGATGCAGGTGGACTGTGGTTCAGCAAGCAATGCAGCATTTCGCCCTGTAGTTTGTCGAATATATACAGATAGTGGCATCTATGGAGATGGTGAGGCAGCCATTGCCTATGCCAAGGGATCGACGGCAGCATTTGGCATGGTGCAGGATCTGTCCAGTTTGGTGATGGGAATGGATCCGCTTGACAATGAACTTATTTGGGAAAAGATGTATAAGTCATCTTTTTGGGGACAAAATGGTGGACCAATTGTCTTTGCTGGAATGTCAGCCATTGACATTGCCCTGTGGGATATCAAGGGAAAGTACTACAATACGCCAGTGTATAAACTTCTAGGTGGAAAGGTCAATTCATCACTTCGCTGTTATGCGAGTCAATTGCAATTTGGCTGGTGCGAAGACAAAATGTCAGCACTGACAACAGAGGATTATGTTCAATATGCCAAAATGGCTGTTGATGATGGCTATGATGCCATAAAAATTGATTTTTTAACTTTTGACACCAGTGGAAGGCGATTTCGATTTGATGAAACAAATAGTAAAGTCAGTGATAAAACTCTGTTGTTGGCTGTTGAGCGAATTAAGGCAGTGCGTGAAGCCGTGGGAGAAGATGTTGCTCTTTTGGTTGAAGTACATGCGGTGCTCGATTTACAAGGAGCAATAAAATTTGCCAAGATGATTGAGCCCTATCATATTCTCTATATGGAAGAGCCGACAACACCTGATCCAAATCTCACGAAAAAATTGTGTGAAAAAATTTCTATTCCTATTGCTCATGGGGAGAGAATATATAGTCGATGGCAGTATATGCCATATTTTCAGGATGGTTCTTTGGCATTGATTCAGCCAGATATTGGAAATTGCGGAGGAATTACGGAGGCAAAAAAGATTTGTGACCTTGCTCATATCTTTGATGTTGGTGTGCAAATGCATGTCTGTGCAAGCCCGCTTTCTACGGCCGCAGCACTTCAATTAGAAACAGCAATTTCAAATTTTACGATTCATGAGCATCATGTTTATAATTTACATCCCTATCTAAAACAATTATGTATTTATGACCATCAGCCTGTCCATGGTGAGTACACAGTGCCAGAACTTCCAGGTCTTGGCAATGAGTTGTCAGAGTACTGCTTTTTGCACAGCAAGCGAGTGACGATAGAGTAG
- a CDS encoding amino acid ABC transporter permease produces the protein MKFDWGYFFEVLPQVASKLNVTLTLTLCAAVFSLLLGLILGLISYHKVVGLNLILKVWVSFMRGTPAVAQLFFFYYGLANVSSLILNMSPVVSVAVIMSLNMSAFISETVRGALMSVDNGQREAAIAFGMSNWQLTYRIVIPQAFRVALPALFNDLINLFKLSSLAFMVGVRDVMGEAKVAGAGSFKFFEIYACVIVIYWIITLILMGIQKILEKKCEKMY, from the coding sequence ATGAAATTTGATTGGGGATATTTTTTTGAGGTATTGCCACAGGTTGCTTCAAAATTAAATGTGACATTGACACTTACACTCTGTGCAGCAGTGTTTTCTTTACTATTGGGCTTGATACTTGGCTTAATTAGCTATCACAAAGTTGTGGGACTCAATTTAATTCTAAAGGTTTGGGTTTCCTTTATGCGTGGTACACCTGCAGTGGCACAGCTATTTTTCTTTTATTATGGACTGGCTAATGTCAGCTCATTGATTTTAAATATGTCACCTGTTGTCAGTGTGGCAGTGATTATGAGTTTGAATATGAGTGCGTTTATCTCAGAGACAGTTCGAGGAGCCTTGATGTCTGTGGATAATGGACAGAGGGAGGCGGCCATTGCCTTTGGAATGAGTAATTGGCAGTTGACTTATCGCATTGTCATTCCGCAGGCATTTCGAGTGGCCTTGCCAGCATTATTTAATGACTTAATTAATTTATTTAAGTTATCGTCTCTGGCTTTTATGGTCGGTGTCCGAGATGTGATGGGTGAGGCAAAGGTTGCTGGTGCAGGAAGTTTTAAATTTTTTGAAATCTATGCCTGCGTCATTGTAATTTATTGGATTATTACATTGATTCTCATGGGCATTCAAAAGATTTTAGAGAAGAAATGTGAAAAGATGTATTAA
- the mgtA gene encoding magnesium-translocating P-type ATPase — translation MTKRENIQFMATHSIEEIQKHLDVTLQGLTEEEVENNREKYGTNKVTKEKKKPLFKKLAEAFINPFTVVLFCLAIVSTTTDIIFPLLSLFGNTKKDFNPVTVIIILTMVFLSGALRFIQESRSGNAAEKLLAMITTTCTVTRKDQSHIEIPLDEVVVGDIVHLATGDMIPADLRILKANDFFVTQSSLSGESEPLEKSPKNCQETKETITDYSDIAFMGSNVISGSATGLVISVGDHTLFGSMTSAVAKESVETNFTKGVNAVSWVLIRFMLIMVPLVFVINGFTKGNWVSAFLFAISIAVGLTPEMLPMIVTTCLAKGAVSMSKKKTIVKNLNSIQNFGAIDILCTDKTGTLTQDKVVLEYHLNTSGDEDSRVLRYAYLNSYFQTGYKNLMDLAIIQRTEEEEAQDKQLLDLSENYIKIDEIPFDFTRRRLTTVVQKKSGKIQMVTKGAVEEMLLVCSLAEYNGEVQPITQKLREHILETVDSLNDKGFRVLAIARKDTAKESCTVDDEYNMILMGYLAFLDPPKESTADAIQALKDHGVRTKILTGDNEKVTRTICKTVGLEVNNMLLGADIEQMDDKELGKTAETTEVFAKLTPNQKSRVVSVLRENGHTVGFMGDGINDASAMKAADIGISVDTAVDVAKESADIVLLEKNLMVLESGIVEGRKTYANMIKYIKMTASSNFGNMFSVLAASALLPFLPMESMHLILLNLIYDLCCTAIPWDNVDEEFIKLPKNWDASSIGKFMVWIGPTSSIFDFATYAFMYFIFCPHFVSHGIPYHHLTNHFQGAELAHMKESYISMFQAGWFVESMWSQSLVIHMIRTVKLPFLQSHASAPLTLLNFFGIFVVTTIPFTLLGKLLGFVALPLSYFIYLIPCILLYMVLATVIKKVYVHRYKEWL, via the coding sequence ATGACCAAAAGAGAAAACATTCAATTTATGGCAACACACTCAATTGAAGAAATCCAAAAGCATCTCGATGTGACACTTCAAGGACTGACTGAGGAAGAAGTTGAAAACAACAGAGAAAAATATGGCACAAATAAAGTGACCAAAGAAAAGAAGAAACCTCTCTTTAAAAAATTGGCCGAGGCCTTTATTAATCCCTTCACTGTGGTACTTTTTTGCTTGGCCATTGTATCCACTACAACCGATATTATTTTTCCCTTGCTGTCTCTATTTGGCAATACAAAAAAGGACTTTAATCCGGTCACAGTGATCATTATTCTCACCATGGTCTTTTTATCTGGTGCACTCCGCTTTATTCAAGAGAGCCGAAGTGGAAATGCTGCTGAAAAATTATTGGCGATGATTACAACTACTTGTACTGTCACTAGAAAGGATCAAAGTCACATTGAAATTCCTCTCGATGAGGTTGTCGTCGGAGATATTGTTCACCTTGCAACGGGAGATATGATCCCTGCCGACCTTCGAATCCTAAAAGCCAACGACTTCTTTGTCACACAGTCAAGTTTAAGTGGGGAGAGTGAACCCCTTGAAAAATCACCAAAAAATTGTCAAGAGACGAAAGAAACCATCACTGACTATTCTGACATTGCCTTTATGGGAAGCAATGTTATTTCTGGAAGTGCCACAGGTCTTGTCATTTCTGTCGGAGACCACACACTCTTTGGCTCTATGACCTCCGCAGTAGCCAAAGAATCTGTGGAGACAAACTTTACCAAAGGGGTCAATGCCGTTTCCTGGGTGTTGATTCGCTTTATGCTCATTATGGTTCCCCTTGTATTTGTCATCAATGGCTTTACGAAGGGAAATTGGGTTTCTGCATTTTTATTTGCCATTTCCATTGCAGTGGGATTAACACCTGAAATGCTCCCAATGATTGTAACCACCTGTCTTGCAAAGGGTGCTGTCTCTATGAGCAAAAAGAAAACCATTGTAAAAAACTTAAATTCCATCCAGAACTTTGGAGCAATTGATATTTTATGTACGGACAAAACAGGAACCTTGACTCAAGATAAGGTTGTATTAGAGTATCACTTAAATACCAGTGGAGATGAGGACTCCCGCGTCCTTCGCTATGCTTATCTCAATAGTTACTTCCAGACAGGATATAAGAATTTAATGGATCTAGCCATTATTCAAAGAACAGAGGAAGAAGAGGCTCAAGATAAACAACTCCTTGACCTCTCTGAAAATTATATCAAAATCGATGAGATTCCATTTGATTTTACTCGCCGAAGATTGACGACGGTTGTTCAAAAAAAATCCGGAAAGATTCAAATGGTAACCAAGGGGGCCGTGGAGGAGATGCTCTTGGTTTGTTCCCTTGCCGAATACAATGGGGAAGTCCAACCCATTACCCAAAAACTTCGCGAGCATATTTTAGAAACAGTGGACTCTCTAAACGACAAGGGATTTCGAGTTCTTGCCATCGCAAGAAAAGACACAGCAAAGGAAAGTTGTACCGTAGACGATGAGTACAATATGATTCTCATGGGCTATTTGGCATTTTTAGATCCACCAAAGGAATCCACCGCCGATGCCATCCAAGCACTCAAAGACCACGGTGTAAGGACAAAAATTCTTACTGGCGACAATGAGAAGGTAACCAGAACAATCTGTAAAACTGTGGGACTTGAAGTCAACAATATGCTACTCGGTGCAGATATTGAGCAAATGGATGACAAAGAACTTGGAAAGACAGCAGAGACAACGGAAGTTTTTGCCAAGCTCACACCAAATCAAAAATCAAGAGTTGTCTCTGTTCTCAGAGAAAATGGACACACCGTTGGCTTTATGGGTGATGGCATCAATGATGCCTCTGCAATGAAGGCTGCAGATATTGGCATCTCTGTAGATACTGCCGTCGATGTTGCCAAGGAATCTGCAGATATTGTTTTGCTTGAAAAGAATTTAATGGTGCTTGAGTCTGGCATTGTCGAGGGACGAAAGACCTACGCCAACATGATCAAGTACATCAAGATGACCGCTTCATCCAACTTCGGAAATATGTTTTCCGTGCTTGCAGCCTCCGCACTCCTTCCTTTCCTTCCAATGGAAAGCATGCACTTAATTCTCTTAAACTTAATTTATGACTTATGTTGTACGGCCATTCCATGGGACAACGTGGACGAAGAGTTTATCAAGCTGCCAAAGAATTGGGATGCCTCTAGCATTGGCAAATTTATGGTTTGGATTGGACCGACAAGTTCCATCTTTGACTTTGCAACCTATGCCTTTATGTACTTTATTTTCTGCCCACACTTTGTCAGCCATGGCATTCCTTATCATCACCTTACCAACCATTTTCAAGGTGCTGAACTTGCCCATATGAAAGAAAGCTATATTTCGATGTTCCAAGCTGGCTGGTTTGTGGAATCTATGTGGAGTCAATCTCTTGTCATCCATATGATTCGAACCGTAAAGTTGCCATTTTTACAAAGTCATGCTTCTGCACCACTGACATTATTAAATTTCTTTGGAATTTTTGTCGTTACCACTATTCCTTTTACACTGCTTGGCAAGTTATTGGGATTTGTGGCACTGCCACTTTCTTATTTTATCTATCTGATTCCATGTATTTTGCTCTACATGGTACTTGCCACAGTTATAAAAAAGGTCTATGTTCATCGCTACAAGGAATGGCTGTAG